A part of Melittangium boletus DSM 14713 genomic DNA contains:
- a CDS encoding DUF2381 family protein, with the protein MLPPSPGAVLLAALLAGAAQAAEPHPVPRCAATARFDLAAGSPEGAPEVCASADETTTFVFDSRVAVGTVEFQPGGRLADWALGQDGLSLYATPKGDYLPGERVKVTVRFADGAAPASASFWLVGHAAKGTRRVYVFRQPRPPDVCGKERDEAQAEARQCQEDKARLLAERQEPGGLMGVAWLEGAGVVGSDKLGLLTVPPANALILKGAWSYSYTPTGESRPASVAVRLGLLNPGAEPWTLVGAALVDSTGEQVELAQWQEAPIPANGAGAVVVGIEGKPVQLGCPCKLKLWEAGGPRTVTLENVTFPEGKAKGP; encoded by the coding sequence GTGCTGCCCCCCTCTCCCGGTGCCGTCCTGCTGGCCGCTCTGCTCGCTGGCGCTGCGCAAGCCGCAGAACCGCACCCCGTCCCCCGCTGCGCAGCGACGGCGCGTTTTGACTTGGCCGCAGGCTCCCCGGAGGGAGCGCCGGAAGTGTGCGCGAGCGCAGACGAGACGACGACCTTCGTCTTTGACTCCCGCGTCGCTGTGGGGACAGTGGAGTTTCAGCCAGGGGGCCGCCTCGCGGATTGGGCACTCGGGCAAGACGGGCTGAGTCTCTACGCCACTCCCAAGGGGGATTATCTGCCAGGGGAGCGCGTCAAGGTGACGGTGCGCTTCGCGGATGGCGCGGCACCGGCGAGCGCGAGCTTTTGGCTCGTGGGCCATGCGGCAAAGGGGACGCGCCGGGTGTACGTGTTCCGGCAGCCGCGCCCGCCCGACGTGTGCGGGAAAGAGCGTGACGAAGCACAGGCCGAAGCGCGCCAGTGCCAGGAGGACAAGGCGCGGCTTCTGGCCGAGCGTCAGGAGCCGGGCGGGCTCATGGGGGTGGCATGGCTGGAGGGGGCCGGGGTCGTGGGGTCCGACAAGCTTGGCTTACTGACGGTGCCGCCAGCCAACGCGCTCATACTGAAGGGGGCCTGGAGCTACAGCTACACGCCCACGGGCGAGAGCCGCCCGGCAAGCGTAGCTGTACGGTTGGGCCTACTTAACCCCGGCGCTGAGCCCTGGACGCTGGTGGGGGCGGCACTGGTGGACTCGACGGGTGAGCAGGTGGAGCTTGCCCAGTGGCAAGAGGCGCCCATTCCCGCGAATGGGGCCGGTGCCGTCGTGGTGGGCATCGAGGGGAAGCCCGTGCAGCTCGGCTGCCCCTGTAAGCTCAAGCTCTGGGAGGCAGGCGGGCCGCGCACCGTCACCCTTGAGAACGTCACCTTCCCCGAGGGGAAAGCGAAGGGGCCCTGA
- a CDS encoding serine/threonine protein kinase translates to MGLTLRHPNIGDMIGDYKIVGFLGAGGLGIVYKVERGGSFFALKLLLVSTLDGRGKREIGILIHLENPGVVRYVGSDFWPDPVIGHPYIVMEFVPGDTLFAFAYSQNPSARKATRIVLEVAVTLGEVHAAGVFHRDVKPENILIREGSERPILIDFGIGSLVSAPTVTGSQLPPGTEEFRSPEQIRFKRANPDGAGQYEYSTADEMWALGVAYYWLLTDELPFGEATDPGGLDGLRERILTHRPYAPHVVNPRVPLAASLLCMRMLAERPEDRFPLVATLCSALNESLSNAENDATWDPPLGDPDDPQLTTTVGDPERQEASEQRRAFLRLRKQRPRRGRPLPKRDRVFLLPEQMAGPPPPAAAAAAHPDEIPRVDAPGAAPPPAEREVPVPSAPVPPARELEPAAAAPQPRRAAWRLGLAGAVLLVSVVVLSVGANLGGPGSSNRTSEARPELPLPSTSPATSATDAGVRGREVASDAKALESLPGGDAAPVGAQLPASTANAMLRTSAHTPKNETPKTQTQGAGFRLPVKPAAVAVCALLDGGCTAPASQVRNEPPAITCPQDWRKTHERFNVTGRDETATVKGYKGEAGEAARVKDGPATLQTGIYGFVGNLPAGSLLLGQWKLGDNRLFGTFTEAKIPGVGTLPVCLVAGLDGNTLYMDEHGKRFECPPGFGVCLTPGSTPGNAKTPTRVFLIEPVGQP, encoded by the coding sequence GTGGGACTGACACTCAGGCACCCGAACATCGGCGACATGATCGGGGACTACAAGATCGTGGGGTTCTTGGGCGCGGGGGGCCTCGGGATCGTCTACAAGGTCGAGCGCGGGGGTAGCTTCTTTGCGTTGAAGCTTCTCTTGGTTTCCACGCTGGACGGCAGGGGCAAGCGTGAGATCGGCATTCTCATTCACCTGGAGAACCCCGGCGTCGTCCGCTACGTGGGCTCGGACTTCTGGCCCGACCCGGTTATCGGCCATCCCTATATCGTGATGGAATTCGTGCCGGGCGACACGCTCTTTGCGTTTGCCTACAGCCAAAACCCATCGGCGCGGAAGGCGACGCGCATCGTTTTGGAAGTGGCGGTAACGCTCGGGGAGGTACACGCGGCGGGCGTGTTTCACCGTGACGTGAAGCCTGAGAACATTCTCATTCGGGAAGGAAGCGAGCGCCCCATCCTGATTGATTTCGGGATTGGTTCGCTTGTCAGCGCCCCGACTGTCACCGGCTCGCAGCTCCCACCGGGGACAGAGGAATTCCGATCCCCCGAGCAGATCCGCTTCAAACGAGCCAACCCTGACGGCGCGGGTCAATACGAGTACAGCACGGCCGACGAGATGTGGGCGTTGGGCGTCGCCTATTACTGGCTGCTGACGGATGAGCTGCCCTTTGGCGAGGCCACGGATCCGGGTGGGCTGGATGGACTGCGCGAGCGCATTTTGACGCATAGGCCGTATGCACCCCACGTCGTCAATCCGCGCGTGCCGCTGGCAGCCTCGCTGCTGTGCATGAGGATGCTTGCTGAGCGACCGGAGGATCGTTTCCCGCTGGTTGCGACGTTGTGCTCGGCTTTGAATGAGTCCCTGTCCAACGCTGAGAACGACGCCACCTGGGATCCGCCGCTCGGGGACCCGGACGATCCGCAGCTCACAACCACGGTCGGCGATCCGGAACGGCAGGAGGCGAGCGAGCAGCGGCGCGCGTTTCTAAGGCTGAGGAAGCAACGCCCCCGGCGCGGGCGGCCCCTGCCGAAAAGGGACCGGGTGTTCTTGCTGCCCGAGCAGATGGCAGGCCCCCCGCCCCCGGCCGCAGCCGCAGCCGCACACCCGGACGAGATCCCCAGGGTTGACGCACCGGGCGCAGCTCCGCCCCCGGCAGAGCGCGAGGTGCCCGTTCCGAGCGCCCCGGTGCCGCCAGCTCGCGAACTCGAGCCCGCCGCCGCCGCTCCCCAGCCCCGCCGCGCCGCGTGGCGCCTGGGGCTCGCTGGGGCCGTGCTGCTGGTGTCCGTCGTTGTCCTGTCCGTGGGCGCGAACCTGGGGGGACCTGGCTCTTCAAACCGCACCAGCGAGGCCCGGCCCGAGCTGCCGCTACCGTCCACGTCCCCCGCCACCAGCGCAACCGATGCAGGCGTGCGCGGTCGTGAAGTGGCGTCCGATGCAAAGGCGCTGGAATCTCTCCCCGGAGGAGACGCGGCACCCGTTGGGGCTCAACTTCCCGCGTCTACCGCTAACGCCATGCTTCGCACGTCCGCTCACACGCCCAAGAACGAAACGCCGAAAACGCAGACGCAAGGCGCAGGGTTCCGCTTGCCGGTGAAACCCGCAGCCGTGGCGGTCTGTGCGCTGCTCGACGGGGGATGCACCGCGCCCGCTTCCCAGGTGCGCAACGAGCCCCCCGCGATTACCTGCCCCCAGGATTGGCGGAAAACCCACGAGCGGTTCAACGTCACTGGCCGCGACGAGACCGCCACGGTCAAAGGGTACAAGGGAGAGGCCGGAGAGGCGGCCAGGGTGAAGGATGGCCCCGCTACCCTCCAAACCGGCATCTACGGTTTCGTGGGCAATCTACCTGCCGGGAGCCTGCTACTTGGACAGTGGAAGCTCGGAGACAACCGCCTTTTCGGCACCTTCACCGAGGCGAAGATTCCAGGCGTTGGGACTCTTCCTGTGTGTTTGGTTGCTGGCCTGGATGGCAACACGCTCTACATGGACGAGCACGGCAAGCGTTTTGAATGCCCCCCCGGCTTCGGCGTGTGCCTCACTCCCGGAAGCACGCCCGGCAACGCCAAGACACCTACGCGCGTTTTCCTCATTGAGCCTGTCGGGCAGCCCTAA
- a CDS encoding helix-turn-helix domain-containing protein, whose protein sequence is MEDDLLQKRLGEAARTAREGLGLTQAQVADAAKMSPAVYGRIERGGMMPSVPALRRLAVALGVSPAVLLDMSAREVPTTDKDLSPETRKAVGLMRTWPESKVAVGVGLLRVLDAAPMREK, encoded by the coding sequence ATGGAAGATGACCTTCTACAAAAGAGACTCGGCGAGGCAGCCCGAACGGCACGCGAGGGGCTCGGGCTCACTCAGGCCCAAGTGGCTGATGCGGCAAAGATGAGCCCGGCCGTGTATGGGCGCATTGAGCGCGGCGGGATGATGCCTAGCGTTCCGGCGCTGCGAAGGCTCGCGGTCGCGTTGGGTGTTTCCCCGGCTGTGCTCCTGGATATGAGCGCGCGAGAGGTGCCTACCACTGACAAGGATCTGTCACCGGAGACTCGGAAGGCTGTCGGGCTCATGCGGACGTGGCCGGAGTCCAAGGTCGCGGTTGGGGTCGGTCTGCTGCGCGTGCTGGACGCTGCCCCGATGCGCGAGAAATAG
- a CDS encoding helix-turn-helix domain-containing protein: MKRKPGKTTEAERERARTELSIQIGKAAREARLKLKLTQADVAERVNLSGEVYGKLERGAMLPSAPTLIKLRTALGVSADYLMGLAADAHPEGLRVAPATDEEMSPEVRRLLRLMRTMDDEQLDILKGTAAGFVRLKKRREQPPTA, from the coding sequence ATGAAGCGGAAGCCAGGTAAAACCACCGAGGCCGAGAGGGAGCGGGCGAGGACTGAGTTAAGCATTCAGATCGGGAAGGCGGCGCGGGAAGCTCGTCTAAAGTTGAAACTGACACAGGCGGATGTGGCTGAGCGTGTCAATCTTAGCGGGGAGGTGTATGGAAAGCTGGAACGTGGTGCCATGCTTCCGAGCGCTCCAACGCTCATCAAGCTCCGTACCGCTCTGGGGGTTTCCGCTGACTATTTGATGGGGCTTGCCGCTGACGCGCATCCGGAAGGCTTACGGGTTGCCCCGGCAACCGATGAAGAAATGAGCCCAGAGGTTAGGCGGTTGCTGCGGTTGATGCGAACGATGGATGACGAGCAGCTCGACATCCTCAAAGGGACGGCGGCAGGGTTTGTCAGGCTCAAGAAAAGACGGGAGCAGCCTCCTACAGCGTGA
- a CDS encoding protein kinase domain-containing protein — MADSSGPRLIFEFEGFKYEVYDTQVQNRDYDTLLLAWRKPISESGGRRSRVILKPVQVPSDRERSERVWEEVQIASHLEHPGIAKVYGFAFHGDTSYVVMEHLRGCYLLTAMDFALLVERRLSSAFAAYVAAEVAGALAYAHGRISSEGQPMHIVHRAVGPMRIRLGFDGRVKLVNFGAAYSELRDRLKTPPGLLRGDPAYCAPEVLRAAMESTGGRPDPLIGGAIDGRADVFSLGLVLLEMLLAEYPLDPTDAPVEGAPVGFSFPVRAERTAQLSLDVLAYRLLRFAPSEAERRLAFAPGPLRSIVRRALQPDPRERCTAAEMREELLVYLGTVEPPVLAEEIAAELKAIFEAAARVKRLTANPIERTALSPDEQGD; from the coding sequence ACAGCTCCGGCCCGCGTCTTATCTTCGAATTCGAGGGCTTCAAATACGAGGTTTACGACACCCAGGTTCAAAACCGGGACTACGACACGCTTCTTCTTGCTTGGAGGAAACCCATCAGCGAAAGCGGGGGCCGTCGCTCAAGGGTCATTCTCAAGCCTGTGCAGGTGCCCTCAGACCGTGAGAGGAGCGAGCGGGTTTGGGAAGAGGTGCAGATCGCGTCGCACCTGGAGCACCCGGGCATCGCCAAGGTTTACGGCTTCGCTTTCCATGGCGACACCTCCTATGTGGTCATGGAGCATTTGCGCGGTTGCTATCTCCTCACCGCGATGGATTTCGCGTTGCTGGTGGAGCGCCGTTTGTCGTCCGCATTTGCGGCATACGTCGCGGCGGAAGTAGCGGGTGCGCTTGCTTACGCTCACGGGCGCATTAGCAGCGAAGGCCAGCCGATGCACATCGTCCATCGCGCAGTGGGTCCCATGCGAATCCGTCTCGGGTTTGATGGGCGCGTCAAGCTCGTGAATTTCGGTGCTGCGTACTCGGAGCTGCGCGACCGTTTGAAGACCCCGCCCGGCCTGCTGCGTGGCGACCCGGCCTACTGTGCGCCCGAGGTTCTGCGAGCTGCGATGGAGTCCACCGGGGGCCGACCCGACCCGCTTATCGGGGGAGCGATTGACGGCAGAGCGGACGTGTTCTCGCTCGGGCTCGTGCTGCTGGAAATGCTGCTGGCCGAATACCCGCTCGACCCGACTGATGCCCCTGTGGAGGGTGCCCCGGTCGGGTTCTCATTCCCTGTGCGTGCCGAGCGGACCGCACAGCTAAGCCTGGACGTGTTGGCTTACCGGCTGCTGCGCTTTGCCCCTTCCGAAGCGGAACGTCGGCTTGCGTTCGCGCCCGGTCCTTTGCGGTCCATTGTCCGGCGTGCGCTTCAGCCGGATCCCCGCGAGCGTTGTACTGCCGCCGAGATGCGCGAAGAGCTGCTCGTCTACCTGGGGACCGTAGAGCCGCCGGTTCTCGCCGAAGAGATCGCGGCAGAGCTGAAGGCGATTTTCGAGGCTGCCGCGAGGGTCAAGCGGCTGACGGCAAACCCCATCGAGCGAACGGCGCTGTCGCCGGACGAGCAGGGAGACTAG